From the genome of Miscanthus floridulus cultivar M001 chromosome 10, ASM1932011v1, whole genome shotgun sequence, one region includes:
- the LOC136487089 gene encoding uncharacterized protein encodes MAKGGSGGGGDVEPATSVAGSMCDRFLTFLAKNLSVRRMKSIAEGPRNNGAGAGHPPPTKGGDDGGVEEDEFAIPIERAEFDFQLSGHDDGGHSSVVATTILEESAATTTTRDVPDEQKDGAAAAADGTAAPAVPAVEETKVRRTVTIKEDRPAQEAGGSGGASSTATVERKKSLFRKRQASSVAGGEEQGGGRVPKRSGLRPRMPQVPRVPSNINERSSTFIEERKKSFGGKPAPEK; translated from the coding sequence ATGGCGAAAggtggcagtggcggcggcggcgacgtcgaGCCAGCGACAAGCGTGGCCGGCAGCATGTGCGACCGGTTCTTGACGTTCCTGGCCAAGAACCTGTCTGTGAGAAGGATGAAGAGCATCGCCGAGGGCCCAAGGAacaacggcgccggcgccggccaccCTCCGCCGACGAAGGGAGGAGATGACGGTGGCGTGGAAGAAGACGAGTTCGCCATTCCCATCGAGAGGGCCGAGTTCGACTTCCAGTTGAGCGGCCATGACGATGGAGGGCACAGCAGCGTCGTCGCGACGACCATCCTGGAAGAGAGcgccgcgacgacgacgacgagggatGTTCCTGATGAGCAGAAggacggagctgctgctgctgccgacgGCACGGCAGCGCCAGCGGTGCCGGCGGTGGAGGAGACGAAGGTGAGGAGGACGGTGACGATCAAGGAGGACCGTCCTGCACAGGaggccggcggcagcggcggtgccTCGTCGACGGCGACGGTGGAGAGGAAGAAGTCGCTGTTCAGGAAGCGGCAGGCGTCGTCGGTCGCGGGAGGGGAGGAGCAGGGCGGCGGCCGCGTGCCGAAGCGGAGCGGGCTCCGGCCGCGGATGCCGCAGGTGCCGAGGGTGCCGTCCAACATCAACGAGCGGTCCTCCACCTTCATCGAG